The Lycium barbarum isolate Lr01 chromosome 4, ASM1917538v2, whole genome shotgun sequence nucleotide sequence CTTTGGTTATTTGTTTACTGAATGTGTAAACAAAATGCTTACTTCACTAAATCTGTACAGCAGCAAAACTTTGATATTTCTAGAAGGATCAGTTTACAAGCAAATTGGGTCTGGTGCTGGGAAGAAGAAAGTGAACTGTTTAATGTTGGGTATAATTCAAGCCTGAAGACAGTTTGCCTATGTAGAATGAGAAGGGTCCTTTCTTTGAGGATTTGGCAATGCTATTCCTTGTCCGTATTTTGTATCTCGAGTATCATGTCTCCACATGGTTTTGCTGCTTGCATCAACATTTGCTATATTCTTCATGCTTGCACAGGGTTATTTCCTTCCTGATGTTATTTTTGAGGTACGAGAAAATATGCCATATCTCTTGCCCTATTGCAGCCGCTTCtgtttccccttttttttttttttttttttttttttttgcttaatcaaaaaaaaggGAAACAGAAGCGGCTGCAATAGGGCAAGAGATATGGCATATTTTCTCTTGAAGTATAATCCTCTTGCAGCATTCCGCCGAGTATAAAGAATCAACCAGCTAAGTATAGACGTGCTGTCACGCCCCAACCTGGGGAGGCATGGCCGGAACCTGGTGCCTTACTAGGCCCGAGCGTACCACTCTGAATTCTAAAAAATTCTCGATAAATATCATCTTGAATAATGCCATAGTTGATACCAAAAACTGTATTCATCCCACGATAATTCAAGCAAGTCAAAGGAAGAAAAGCTGCCATAGTTTAATGTTTGAATCATATAAGGTACCACTTGAACAATGAGGTTTTCTTAAACTAAAAAGTCAAGTATTATAGCATGTTGAAACAGAAACAGCTTAACATTGATCTAAAAAATTTGGCTTTTTTGGGGTGGGGGTTGGGGAGAGAAGAAAGATTTAAGTCGGAAAGAAGCCAGAAAATTTCAGAAAATGTTTAAATAAGAGCAGAAAAGGAGAATTTTAAGAGTGCAAAAACTGCAAATTACATCAAAAGGAGAAACTGATATGCAGAAGCGGTCAACTTAATAATAGTGAGATGGTTTATTACAAGAGGGAAAGTAAAGGTACAGATACAACAAAATAGCCTCAGCTTTTAAGTTAATGACGTTTTAGCATGTCCAAGAGCAACTTAAGTGCGGCGTAGCTCAAAATACAAATTCAACCAAAAGGGTCTAAGTCCAACCACATTTGTAGTCGAGAACATATACAAGTACAAGAGACAAGGGATAAAGTAGAAAAGCTAGCAAAGAAGTCCAAAGGGGAAAGGTGCTACGAACACTTGCAAAGACCCCCACAACAACACAAACAATCAGAATAACCAGCACTTCTGATGAGAAGTCCCATGACAATCCTCTGGCATAGACGAGAGACAGGAAGACGGATAGACAAAGGAGATTGTTCATAGTCACTGATCCGTACAACTGCAAGGTACCATCACATATGTTATCAAACCTAGACAATTGTATCAAGTAATACAAGCGATCAACCTGCTCAATTGCTCATTATAGAACAAACTAGAGTTGAAAAGTGTACTCATGCAACATTTAAAATTGATAAACAAGCCATATGTGTGCCTTACTTTCCCGAGAAAAAAAAGTAAGAGAAGCTTTCATATGAGTAGCCAGGCTACACTGACATTTAAGTAAATTCTGCGACAAAGAGAAATAAAACTTTGGCATGAAAGGTAATCTTTACAAAGTCCTATTAGCAATTTTCCCATGGAACGATATATTGATTGTCATGCACCcaagtggcggagccagaattttcattaagggggttcaaaaatataaagtagTAAACAACAAAGAAgataagggggttcaacatctactatatatatacataaaaaataattttaaccttgtatatacagGGTAATTTTCACCGAAGGCTCCGCCTACCAATGCCTAAAGGAACAAAACCTCCTACTTGAGGTCTCTGTCGGCTGATTTGCTTCAAGGGACTGCCAGCATATCTAAGCAGTAGTGCTATGGAAGAGTTAGAAATGCTGAACCTTAAGAGGTCTTTCAGCATATCGGAAAAGTGGGGTATTACAATCCCTTTAGACTGGATTGAAAGGATTAGTTGCTTAATAACaatccttctttcattttggcattgGACTCATAGCCTTTCCTTAAGTTAGTCAATTCTGGAGCTTGCTTTACAATGGAATTAAACTTTACGAAGAAAACCTGCCGCGTGTTCTTTTTTATCAACTCTGTGCCAATCCCAAATAGGTAGGGATAAGCTATATGAATCTTGTGTATCTACTCCACTCATTTCAGGTTCTATTTTATTCCCCCATTAAGTAACTGGTTTTAAGGAAAATAAAGAATTCTCTGAAACTAGATGTTACTTTAGATCTCACACTAATCCAACACGGACATACAAATTCTAAACAAACTGCAAAAACTCTTAAAAAGGGTCAAACTCTTAACAATTAGTTGATATGTCTCTATAAATCTTTCACGTCCATTGTGCTTTGTTTTTAGCTAATTCACatgaagaaagaaaataaaattagTGGACATCGAAGGGTAAAATAAAAGGAAAGCAAAATGCTAGAGAACAAGAAAGAAGAGGGAGCAAATGGACAGGAAGaagtaatgacgaataagtcTTTTTCACTCTTACATAAAGGAGCCTAATGCACGGATTATAATCTCGTCTAAAGGATAAAGAGAGTAATTCTAATAATTAATCCAGTCTTGTGTGCACAAAAAAGCTACCAGATATTGGGGTTGTCAGGTTGTCAAATAAGGAGATTTATGCCCCTCACATTTTTCCTCTTTCTATTCTCTTGCCTCCTTTTTCCCCTCGCCCTTTCCCAATGTCCGCAACCCAAACAACATAGCCTCGACCTTCCACCATCAACTATCCATCTACCTACTTTGTTTTCCGATGGCCTCTTTCTGTCCCACCCCTCTAATTAGTTTTAAAAGAAGGATGGTTAAAACTGAGAAGAGTTATTGGAGTGTTACGTGATAGGAGGATATCTatcaagtgaaaaacaagttCTATAGAACAGTTGTAAGACCGACAACATTATATGGTAATGGACGTTCGGACACATCTACAAGATCAGTGTAgaaaaatgcaaatataaaaaTTAGATGTGCGGTCACATAAGATTAGACAAAGTTAAAAATTATCCCGCTCGGTATAAGTTACGAGCAGGCACATAGAGAAGACAAAATGAGAGATTGCCCGATATGGTTTGGTCATGTCATACGTAAATTTCTGGATGCACCACTCTGTAAGTGTGAAATGATGATGATTCAAGTTGTTAAAAGGAAAGGAGGTAAATTACCATCTCAAAAAGGGAAGAAGAAGGAAACAGGATAAACCTCTAAAATCACATGGAAGAAAGTTATCTCCAAAGACCTATAATCTCTTGGTTGTAGACTTAGCGATAAATAGAACACAATAGAAGAAAAAGATATGTATAGTTGATACCAACTAGATGAGATAAAGGCTTAGTTATGTCAGTATGCTTAGATTAGGTCCAATATTTGCAAGGGCTTCTTAATTTTGTTTGAGATTTGTGTTTCAACTAAAATTACGGAAAACTGATATTGTTGGAGAATCTAAATTATTGATTAGAGAGCAAAATAGATCGATCCCAACTAGCTTGGGATTGAGGTGtagttgtttttgttgtttttctttaGTACCATATCACTTGTTTCCTATCAAATGGAACAGACAATAAGCCATGTAAACAAATTGGGAAGGATGACTACAATTTTAAGCAAGTTAAAATGTAAATGTGTGTTTGCAGCAAAGAGAAAAGAGGAGTTTGTGGCAGAGGTAATTTATTCATCAAAAGTTTTATCCGGTATTCTGATCTGGTGGCACACCAAACAATAGACAAGATAAGTGATGGAATACTCTATCCAGTATCCATAATCTGATGTTACCAAATGGGTCAGAGGAATAACCGTCCTCCATTTTGTAATTTAAACCCCTTCCAACCATCTATCGCTCCTTTATCTCATCCTGCATCTACTGTTCCTTTTTTCTCTACTGTTCCTTTTTTCTGAATGCTATGTAATGCTTTCCCTATTTGCTATGTCTGGTTTACTTCTGTATTTCCTCTCTAAACTGCTTTGATATGCTTTACTTGAGCcgggggtctatcggaaacagcctctctacctccacgaggtaggggtaaggtctggccgtacactctaccctccctggacccacttgtgggattacactggatgTGTTGTTGCTTATCTCATCCTGCATACCGACTGAACCTAAGGGATTTGACAAATTGGGAAACCTCAAATCGAGTCAGCCTCTTGATGTTCATTAATGATCTTCCAGGTTCATTGATGCAAGTAATGGGTAGCAAAACCACAATTTTGACTACATTAAAGGACAGAAGCTGCATAAGAAAAAACAAACCTCAGAAAATGTTAATGATGCAGATCTCAACTTTTTCCGGCTAGCAAAGACAATAGCTGACACTGCCTCACTGGAGTTGGTTGCCAGTGGCAGCGCTATGAATGAGATGAAGAAAGAAGGAATGCTGGTGGCACTGGAGAAATTATTGACAGCATCAACCAGGGGATCAGCAAACACGGCAGCAATGACGGTGCCCAGCAACAGCAATAGAACAGCCTTAATTGCAATTGATCTGGGATTTTCAACATCTTCAACACCTCCGTCACCTTGATCCCCTAAGAAATGGTGTTCTCTCCTTGTTTCCTGCAAGCATGTGTACATTTTATCACTATCTTCATTCTTCGCGGCAATAAAATATCTAGATAAGGTCATCAAAACTCAACAAACCTCATGCAAATCAGTGAGACACTTCATTGTATCAGAAGGACCAGTTTCAAGAGAAGGAGCCTTGGAACCTCTGGCCTCATTAAGCCATTTTGCAACTCCAGCAGTGAACTCAGACAGTTCAATTTGGTTATCATGAGAAGTATCGAAGTCTTTCATCAGTTTTTCCACAGCATCCTTCTCAATTTGGTTTATCTCATCAAGACGGATTCCTACTACCAGAGCTCTTAATTCAGAGTGGGAAAGATAACCATCATCATCTTCGTCAATCGCCTTGAATAGCCTGTCATGTAATCCTTCATCACGTTGATAGCATTCTAAAAATGATAAAACAGTGCAGAAAGCATTTTCAATCTTACTTCTCCAAAACGTCTATATTTGGTTCTCCCTCGTCTGTACAAAGCCTCCCCAATGCATGTTTTGTTAAATgtttcaaaactcctgatataacATGCTTCTGTTTTACAAAATCAAGTCGTCTACTCTGTATCCAAGGCTGAAAGACCTGCATTAAAAGTTAAAGAGAAGTTTAAAAGGACTTGCTtcataaaagaagagaagaaACAAGTCATGATTTCTAGCTTTTAAAACAATGAAACTATTTATCAACCAGACAACCAGTTTATAGGATGAGAATAGATTTATCTTTATTTGTTTCTCTTTTCTGGAAGAGGAAGAGGTGTACAGGTGGCATCATGTTGTCTTTTGATACAAGTTCAACTCAGGTGGTTATGTGGAAAGTCTGGTATCCACTACTTAAAGCACGAAAAATAATAGGGGTTGCTATTTCTTATTTGATAAAATTCAGTTCAAAACTGTAAAAATTGATATTTATCTCCAAAAAGTGCAGTCAAGGCAGATCTTTGCAGTAAAAGGCTTTGCAGTTTCAAAGAAAATGAGAGTAGTCACAGTGAATAGAAgataaaaacacatgggcaatGTTACAATACCTGATAGAGACAATAAGAAACAAGCAGTGTCAGTGAAACGATTAGAGCAATCAAGACAGATAAATGTCTTGCTGAAGTTGAACTGAGGAGCTGTGGCAATTGGACAACAAGAAATGGAGTTACAGACACGGCCATTATCGTTGCAGCATGGCTTGTCCAGACGTCAGTACTAACACCAGAACCTACATTGATAGCTACTCATTGAATAGAAGCATCTTGATACACAAAATCTGCTATAGGTTAGCAGGAATATCACTTGCATAAGTACAAAGTTACTGACTCTATAGATTGCATG carries:
- the LOC132636444 gene encoding sodium/calcium exchanger NCL-like, which gives rise to MHLKTYLLLLILLIFPGTIYGRLISDGVHTGIGRDSDIVRLDWNNFAGAVEESCKQSYGFLPCTNTAFGNAFLILVYGYLMFLGAMYLSAGSELLLEILGPGLIGGLFLPVLGALPDAMLIFVSGISGGSAAAQSQVSVGMGLLAGSTVMLITVIWGICCIVGKCDIQNSTAVDSKDTKIFSLTGSGVSTDVWTSHAATIMAVSVTPFLVVQLPQLLSSTSARHLSVLIALIVSLTLLVSYCLYQVFQPWIQSRRLDFVKQKHVISGVLKHLTKHALGRLCTDEGEPNIDVLEKLFKAIDEDDDGYLSHSELRALVVGIRLDEINQIEKDAVEKLMKDFDTSHDNQIELSEFTAGVAKWLNEARGSKAPSLETGPSDTMKCLTDLHEETRREHHFLGDQGDGGVEDVENPRSIAIKAVLLLLLGTVIAAVFADPLVDAVNNFSSATSIPSFFISFIALPLATNSSEAVSAIVFASRKKLRSASLTFSELYGSVTMNNLLCLSVFLSLVYARGLSWDFSSEVLVILIVCVVVGVFASVRSTFPLWTSLLAFLLYPLSLVLVYVLDYKCGWT